In the genome of Eschrichtius robustus isolate mEscRob2 chromosome 12, mEscRob2.pri, whole genome shotgun sequence, one region contains:
- the EIF1B gene encoding eukaryotic translation initiation factor 1b, with translation MSTIQNLQSFDPFADATKGDDLLPAGTEDYIHIRIQQRNGRKTLTTVQGIADDYDKKKLVKAFKKKFACNGTVIEHPEYGEVIQLQGDQRKNICQFLLEVGIVKEEQLKVHGF, from the exons ATGTCCACTATCCAGAACCTCCAATCTTTCG ACCCCTTTGCTGATGCAACTAAGGGTGACGACTTACTCCCGGCAGGGACTGAGGATTACATTCATATAAGAATCCAGCAACGGAACGGCAGAAAGACACTGACTACTGTTCAGGGCATTGCAGATGATTATGACAAGAAGAAACTTGTGAAAGCTTTCAAAAAG AAATTTGCCTGTAATGGTACTGTGATTGAACATCCTGAATACGGAGAGGTTATTCAGCTTCAAGGTgaccaaagaaaaaacatttgccAGTTTCTCTTGGAG gTTGGCATTGTCAAGGAGGAACAGCTTAAGGTTCATGGATTCTAA